One region of Faecalibacter bovis genomic DNA includes:
- a CDS encoding c-type cytochrome, which yields MKKIGFLAVVLVVVASCASVTKGKIDQGKNVGKVESQWANLKVLPQDISEDELKGLMREYNAALGVKCNHCHAPNAEGKMDFASDAKKEKDYARHMITMTGEINKKHFDYDPADKQKVTCFTCHQGNITPKKSSAEVLPKSPVTPSSVK from the coding sequence GTGAAAAAGATAGGATTTTTAGCAGTAGTTCTAGTAGTAGTTGCAAGTTGTGCTTCTGTAACAAAAGGTAAAATTGACCAAGGTAAAAACGTTGGAAAGGTTGAATCTCAATGGGCAAACTTGAAAGTATTACCCCAAGATATTTCTGAAGATGAATTAAAAGGTTTAATGCGTGAATATAATGCTGCTTTAGGAGTTAAATGTAACCATTGTCATGCGCCGAATGCAGAGGGGAAAATGGATTTTGCATCGGATGCAAAAAAGGAAAAAGATTACGCACGTCATATGATTACAATGACAGGAGAAATTAATAAAAAACATTTTGATTACGATCCTGCAGATAAACAAAAAGTTACATGTTTTACTTGTCACCAAGGAAATATAACACCAAAAAAATCTTCTGCAGAAGTTTTACCAAAATCTCCAGTGACTCCAAGTTCAGTGAAATAA